One Streptomyces sp. L2 genomic window carries:
- a CDS encoding chaplin — MAVASGAMAVAGSAYADSAADGSASGSPGVLSGNSVQVPLDVPVNVCGNTVDVVGLLNPAMGNSCANHGGDSGGDKASSATGHQGPSRDRHHGSSGHHGSPTSRDGNSSTSGGASASGVTEDSPGILSGNGLQLPVHLPVNLSGNSVNAVGVGNPVFGNESVNGPADQPTKSRAHHTTKAHRTTVVRERTGPMLAHTGADNPWIPAAASLASLTAGAVLYRRFRPRTAHREA; from the coding sequence ATGGCCGTCGCCTCCGGTGCGATGGCGGTCGCGGGGTCGGCCTACGCCGACTCCGCCGCGGACGGCTCCGCGAGCGGCTCGCCCGGGGTCCTCTCCGGCAACAGTGTCCAGGTGCCGCTGGACGTCCCCGTCAACGTGTGCGGGAACACCGTGGACGTGGTCGGTCTGCTCAACCCCGCGATGGGCAACAGCTGCGCCAACCACGGCGGCGACTCCGGCGGGGACAAGGCGTCCTCGGCCACGGGGCACCAGGGCCCCTCGCGGGACCGGCACCATGGCTCGTCCGGGCACCACGGCTCCCCGACGTCCAGGGACGGCAATTCCTCCACGTCGGGCGGGGCCTCGGCCTCCGGCGTCACCGAGGACTCTCCGGGCATCCTCTCCGGCAACGGCCTCCAGCTCCCCGTCCACCTGCCCGTGAACCTCAGCGGCAACAGCGTGAACGCGGTGGGCGTCGGCAACCCGGTCTTCGGCAACGAGTCCGTCAACGGCCCCGCCGACCAGCCCACCAAGTCGCGGGCCCACCACACCACCAAGGCCCACCGGACCACCGTCGTACGGGAGCGGACGGGCCCCATGCTCGCCCACACCGGCGCGGACAACCCGTGGATCCCCGCCGCCGCAAGCCTCGCCTCCCTCACAGCAGGAGCGGTCCTCTACCGCCGCTTCCGCCCGAGGACCGCCCACCGCGAGGCGTAA